AGCACAGTTCATAGAGTGATGGAGTTGTCGGTGCTTTTAAAGCGTAGCCTGCAACTTGAGCTCCAAGGTGATGTAACCACATTGTTAACCATGCGCCTTTGAAGCCAGTATGTCCCGTCAGAAAAACACGACGTCCCTTCCAGAACTCTCGATTAATCATCAGTTGCCTCATTCTTATAATTTAAGACTATTCTCTTAATACCATGCTCCCACGGAATAGTGGCTGACCAGCCCAAATTGTTTAGAGGTCCTATGTCCGCTATGGACTCCATGCACTCATTTTCACGATATTCCAACTTGCCAAATTCAAGAGCCGATGAACTTCCGACAGTTTGAGCAGCTAAAGTCAGAGTTTCTTTTATGCTATGAGCCACTCCCGTCCCGACCTGAAAGGTATGAAGACCAAAACGTGGCAACTTCGATTGTAAGGCCACATAACGAAAGGCTCGAGCCACATCGTGCACATGGATAAAATCTCGGCTTTGGAGACCGGGAGTGAGCTCAATGGTTGGTGTGTTGGAGGCAATTCGTTTTGCCATCATGGGGAGAAATTTTTGTTGAGAATCAGATGGCCCATACATGTGTTCAATTTGCATATTCGCAATATACATTCGGGAGGCATACAGTTCCAGCCAAGAAAATAGTTGTTTTTTAGAGAGTCGATATTCTACAAGATATGGATAGGGATCAGGGATTCTTGAGAAAAAAGAGTCCGAGTTTATAAAGCAGTGACATCCACTTCGGGCGCCAGCCTCAAGCGCTTTAATAGGCAGCAAAATATTTGCTTCTATCAAATCTGCTAGAGCTGCTCCCTCTTTCTGCTGGTATTGTACTGCGGCATTGATGATAACATC
This window of the bacterium genome carries:
- a CDS encoding NAD-dependent epimerase/dehydratase family protein gives rise to the protein MKRKILIIGGTGFLGSHLIREFLPDCEVFTTLRASSNTFRIKDILDSVKLIRLDEQSISLAVEQNQFDVIINAAVQYQQKEGAALADLIEANILLPIKALEAGARSGCHCFINSDSFFSRIPDPYPYLVEYRLSKKQLFSWLELYASRMYIANMQIEHMYGPSDSQQKFLPMMAKRIASNTPTIELTPGLQSRDFIHVHDVARAFRYVALQSKLPRFGLHTFQVGTGVAHSIKETLTLAAQTVGSSSALEFGKLEYRENECMESIADIGPLNNLGWSATIPWEHGIKRIVLNYKNEATDD